The following proteins are co-located in the Gloeocapsa sp. PCC 7428 genome:
- a CDS encoding dihydroorotase gives MKSELLQQVRVIDPVSNTDRVADVLVVDGVIQALQETIADYPTDTQVRNCRGLVLGPGLVDLYSHSGEPGFEERETWRSLIASATAGGFTRLHVLPDTMPALDNLSVVSRLHQELATATVKVNFWAALTVGVKGQQMTELAELAAESNVVGFADGRALENLALLRRLLEYIKPINKPIALWGCDSQLVGNGVMREGTQSIRFGLPGNPAIAETAALAAILEVVAAIGTPVHIMRISTARGVELIQAAKAQGLPITASTTWMHLLLDTQAVKSYNPSLRLEPPLGNTSDVQALRQGVRSGIIDAIAVDHTPYTYEEKTVAFAEAPAGAIGLELALPLLWQNLVETGELSAVELWRSLSTCPSLCLQQSPSAISPHTSAEMVLFDPHQAWRVQMHTLKSLSSNTPWLGQTLQGRVVQTWYKN, from the coding sequence ATGAAGAGTGAACTGCTACAACAAGTTCGGGTGATTGATCCTGTATCGAATACTGATCGGGTAGCTGATGTTTTAGTTGTTGATGGTGTGATTCAGGCATTGCAGGAAACGATCGCCGACTATCCAACTGATACGCAGGTGCGTAATTGTCGCGGACTTGTGTTAGGTCCTGGATTAGTCGATTTGTATAGCCATTCTGGCGAACCAGGTTTTGAAGAACGCGAAACTTGGCGATCGCTTATTGCTTCTGCAACTGCTGGCGGGTTTACTCGATTGCACGTTTTGCCGGACACAATGCCCGCGCTTGATAATCTATCGGTAGTATCGCGGCTACACCAAGAACTCGCAACAGCCACTGTCAAAGTTAATTTTTGGGCGGCGCTGACGGTTGGTGTTAAAGGACAGCAAATGACCGAATTGGCAGAATTAGCGGCTGAATCGAATGTTGTGGGTTTTGCTGACGGTCGCGCGCTTGAAAATTTAGCCCTACTACGGCGCTTACTAGAATACATCAAACCAATCAACAAGCCGATTGCGCTGTGGGGGTGTGATTCACAATTGGTAGGTAATGGCGTGATGCGCGAAGGCACGCAGTCAATTCGCTTTGGATTGCCAGGAAATCCCGCGATCGCAGAAACGGCGGCGCTGGCTGCAATTTTAGAAGTTGTCGCCGCGATTGGTACTCCTGTACATATTATGCGGATTTCGACGGCGCGGGGTGTCGAATTGATTCAAGCGGCAAAAGCTCAAGGCTTACCTATTACGGCGAGTACGACTTGGATGCACTTGCTGCTTGATACGCAAGCGGTGAAAAGTTACAATCCCTCGCTGCGATTAGAACCACCACTCGGAAATACCAGCGATGTTCAGGCACTACGTCAAGGAGTTCGTTCGGGTATTATCGATGCGATCGCTGTCGATCACACTCCTTACACCTACGAAGAAAAAACTGTTGCCTTTGCCGAAGCTCCTGCGGGTGCGATCGGTTTAGAGTTAGCCTTACCTTTACTGTGGCAAAACCTTGTAGAAACGGGTGAATTGTCCGCAGTCGAATTATGGCGCAGTCTCAGTACCTGCCCATCTCTATGTTTACAACAAAGCCCTAGTGCGATTTCTCCTCATACATCGGCAGAAATGGTTCTTTTCGATCCACACCAAGCATGGCGAGTGCAAATGCATACTTTGAAATCTTTGTCAAGTAATACGCCGTGGTTAGGACAAACGCTGCAAGGACGTGTCGTGCAAACTTGGTACAAGAATTGA
- a CDS encoding histidine phosphatase family protein: protein MTTRVIIVRHGQSSYNTEKRIQGRSDVSTLTEKGQNDARKVGAALSHLNFAAVYTSPLQRAKHTAEAICSCLATPLKPQASSNLMEVDLSLWEGMLSSEVREKFPDAYRLWHEHPDQLVMVVGENREHFPILSLFEQARQFWEETLPRHAGETILIVGHNGINRALISTALGISPQRYHSIQQSNCNVTVLNFDPATPSHQKDSKWGAVQLESLNQTAHLGEVLPSLRPNHQGQRLLLVRHGETEWNRQTRFQGQIDVPLNDNGRQQAQKAAEFLKNVQLDFAVSSPMLRPKETAEIILQHHPEIQLQLHADLQEINHGLWEGKLESEIEQSFPGELHQWRTVPAEVQMPQGENLQQVWERSVAAWQSILDSAASQTTGLVVAHDATNKVLLCHVLGLSPAHFWNFRQGNGAVSVIDYPQGAAGLPVLQAMNITTHLGGGVLDKTAAGAL from the coding sequence TTGACCACTCGTGTCATTATTGTGCGTCACGGTCAAAGTAGCTACAACACCGAAAAGCGCATTCAGGGTCGTAGTGATGTGTCAACTTTAACTGAAAAGGGGCAAAACGATGCTCGTAAAGTTGGTGCTGCGCTGAGTCACTTAAATTTTGCTGCGGTTTATACTAGCCCTCTACAGCGAGCAAAACATACAGCAGAAGCGATCTGTAGTTGCTTAGCGACACCCCTAAAACCGCAAGCTTCTAGTAACTTAATGGAAGTTGACTTGTCGTTGTGGGAAGGAATGCTTTCCTCTGAGGTGCGCGAGAAATTTCCTGATGCTTACCGACTTTGGCACGAACATCCGGATCAACTGGTGATGGTGGTGGGAGAAAACCGCGAACACTTCCCAATTCTCAGTTTGTTTGAACAAGCAAGACAGTTTTGGGAAGAAACTTTGCCGCGTCATGCAGGCGAAACAATTCTGATCGTGGGGCATAACGGTATCAATCGCGCTTTGATTAGTACGGCTTTGGGAATTTCGCCGCAACGCTACCACTCGATTCAGCAATCGAACTGTAATGTCACAGTCCTGAATTTCGATCCGGCGACTCCTTCGCACCAAAAAGATAGCAAGTGGGGAGCAGTACAGCTAGAATCACTCAATCAAACAGCACATTTAGGCGAAGTTTTGCCCTCACTGCGACCAAATCATCAAGGACAGCGCCTTTTGCTCGTACGTCATGGTGAAACCGAATGGAATCGCCAAACGCGGTTTCAGGGGCAAATCGATGTTCCGCTCAACGATAATGGTCGGCAACAGGCACAAAAAGCAGCGGAATTTCTGAAAAACGTGCAGCTGGATTTCGCTGTGAGTAGCCCAATGTTGCGTCCCAAGGAAACCGCAGAGATTATTTTGCAGCATCACCCTGAAATTCAACTGCAATTACACGCTGACCTGCAAGAGATTAATCACGGACTTTGGGAAGGTAAATTAGAATCAGAGATCGAGCAAAGTTTTCCAGGGGAACTACATCAATGGCGAACAGTACCAGCAGAGGTACAAATGCCACAAGGTGAGAATTTACAGCAAGTCTGGGAACGCAGTGTCGCGGCTTGGCAGAGTATTCTTGATTCCGCAGCAAGTCAAACGACTGGGTTGGTTGTGGCGCACGATGCCACGAATAAAGTTTTACTGTGTCATGTTTTGGGTTTATCGCCTGCGCATTTCTGGAACTTTCGCCAAGGAAATGGGGCTGTCAGCGTTATTGATTATCCACAAGGTGCAGCAGGTTTACCTGTATTGCAAGCAATGAATATCACAACTCATCTTGGGGGAGGTGTTCTTGATAAAACTGCCGCAGGGGCGTTGTAA
- a CDS encoding type II CAAX endopeptidase family protein has protein sequence MTIKRIILSLLTVVAILFAGASLWESWQQPQIQSRLELYQANLLLHAQEWQPQGDNDTSLSNARSALLGEQPLNSAFEQYQEARTSAQINLDKANNQLKQLQSEPVTTPATPKSQSEIAPITDTSRLRQQQQIQRSRAQLQQLIAELDLRLGLLQVQQEQTDAAIQTWTKFQQQVNNQQQAVLADTAAVLIGLWSDPPQIFPDAEQLIQNNLDGWFRYRALSQLYQLQQRQDALTQLQATEQQVAQQAVIKLAFIGSLPAFGGIVGVGLLLILGAQRLVKGKEALLAQNEDARWSTPWTGETVWQVFILGFFLMGQIVVPLGLALLQIKPPAGSGVRVQAFYILTTYLTVALGGLVVLYFSIKPFFPLPKDWFRFNLQGNWFLWGLGGYCAALPLVVIVSLINQQIWQGQGGSNPLLSLALQAQDQVALAIFFFTAAIAAPIFEELLFRGFLLPSLTRYVSVSGAILLSSLLFAVAHLSVAEILPLTVLGIVLGVVYTRSRNLLAPMLLHSLWNSGTLLSLFILGSGSV, from the coding sequence ATGACAATTAAGCGGATCATCTTAAGTTTGCTGACAGTAGTCGCAATTTTGTTTGCTGGTGCGTCTTTATGGGAAAGCTGGCAACAACCACAAATTCAAAGTCGTTTGGAATTGTACCAAGCTAATCTGCTTTTGCACGCGCAAGAATGGCAACCTCAAGGTGACAATGATACAAGTCTTAGCAATGCTCGCAGTGCTTTGCTCGGAGAACAACCGCTTAATTCCGCGTTCGAGCAATATCAAGAGGCAAGAACATCAGCGCAGATTAACTTAGATAAAGCGAACAACCAACTAAAACAGTTACAGTCAGAACCTGTAACCACCCCTGCGACTCCCAAATCACAATCAGAAATTGCCCCAATTACCGATACTTCGCGTCTACGACAGCAGCAACAAATACAGCGATCGCGCGCTCAATTACAACAATTGATTGCCGAGTTAGATCTGCGGCTAGGACTATTACAAGTACAGCAAGAACAAACCGATGCAGCGATTCAAACTTGGACAAAGTTTCAACAGCAAGTTAACAATCAACAGCAAGCTGTACTCGCCGATACCGCAGCAGTTTTGATTGGACTGTGGAGCGATCCGCCTCAGATATTTCCCGATGCCGAGCAACTGATTCAGAATAATCTAGATGGTTGGTTTCGCTATCGTGCTTTATCTCAGCTATATCAACTTCAGCAACGTCAAGACGCACTGACACAGCTACAAGCGACCGAACAACAAGTAGCCCAGCAAGCTGTCATCAAACTTGCATTTATTGGTAGTCTGCCTGCTTTTGGTGGCATAGTTGGTGTTGGGTTACTGCTCATTTTAGGCGCTCAGCGTTTAGTCAAAGGAAAAGAGGCGCTACTTGCACAAAATGAAGATGCACGGTGGTCAACTCCTTGGACAGGAGAAACTGTTTGGCAGGTATTCATCCTCGGCTTTTTTCTCATGGGGCAAATTGTTGTTCCTTTGGGGTTGGCGCTACTGCAAATTAAACCGCCAGCCGGTTCGGGTGTGCGCGTTCAGGCTTTTTATATTTTGACGACTTACCTAACAGTTGCTTTGGGTGGCTTGGTAGTGCTTTATTTTTCAATTAAGCCTTTCTTCCCGCTTCCTAAAGATTGGTTTCGCTTCAATTTACAGGGAAATTGGTTTTTATGGGGGTTGGGAGGATACTGTGCTGCACTTCCACTCGTGGTGATTGTGTCGCTGATTAATCAACAAATCTGGCAAGGACAGGGTGGTAGTAATCCACTGTTATCTTTAGCATTGCAGGCACAAGATCAAGTAGCATTAGCTATTTTCTTTTTTACCGCTGCGATCGCCGCCCCGATTTTTGAGGAATTACTGTTTCGTGGTTTTCTCTTACCCTCACTCACCCGTTACGTATCCGTTTCGGGTGCGATTCTTCTCAGTTCGTTGCTGTTTGCGGTTGCGCACCTTAGTGTAGCTGAAATTCTTCCATTGACCGTCTTAGGAATTGTCTTGGGGGTTGTGTATACGCGATCGCGTAATCTCCTCGCACCTATGCTACTCCACAGTCTTTGGAATAGTGGCACACTTTTAAGTTTATTTATTTTAGGTAGTGGTTCTGTTTAA
- a CDS encoding PIG-L deacetylase family protein codes for MKKYYQKIKQRLLSKSRFIYLWWLYKKSKAIAANQKSAIVFAPHQDDETLGCGGTIALKCDQGVALDVVFLTDGRASYAEYPQICPDQLVQIRQQEAIQALKTLGVAQSAIHFLGKPDGGLAALSVTERQETINLLVQLLRDRQPQEVYVPYKQDIHPDHKETYTLVQAAVQESNLPIEVLQYPVWTRWIPYQLDFKSPELASAYRLPINKVLKQKIAALAAYQSQYSSIVPGIEPILPPGFIECFFSPYEIFFKTSPVK; via the coding sequence ATGAAGAAATACTATCAAAAAATTAAGCAGCGATTACTCTCAAAATCACGGTTTATTTATTTGTGGTGGTTGTACAAGAAAAGCAAAGCGATCGCAGCGAACCAGAAATCAGCGATCGTCTTTGCACCGCATCAAGACGACGAAACGCTAGGTTGTGGTGGGACAATTGCACTCAAGTGCGATCAGGGGGTTGCTTTAGATGTTGTATTTCTCACTGATGGTAGGGCTTCATACGCAGAGTATCCGCAAATTTGTCCGGATCAGCTTGTACAAATTCGCCAGCAAGAAGCAATTCAAGCCCTCAAGACTCTTGGTGTTGCACAATCAGCAATTCACTTTCTAGGTAAACCAGATGGCGGTTTAGCCGCGCTATCCGTTACAGAGCGTCAGGAAACGATTAACCTGCTAGTACAATTGTTACGCGATCGCCAACCGCAAGAGGTATACGTACCCTACAAACAAGACATTCATCCTGACCATAAAGAAACTTACACTTTAGTGCAAGCCGCAGTTCAAGAATCTAACCTACCTATAGAAGTGTTGCAGTATCCTGTATGGACGCGGTGGATACCATATCAACTTGATTTTAAATCTCCAGAGCTAGCCTCTGCTTACAGATTACCAATCAACAAAGTACTCAAGCAAAAAATTGCAGCTTTGGCAGCTTATCAATCGCAATATTCCAGTATAGTTCCTGGTATTGAGCCAATCCTGCCACCAGGTTTTATCGAGTGCTTCTTTTCTCCCTACGAAATATTTTTTAAAACGTCGCCAGTCAAGTAA
- a CDS encoding glycosyltransferase family 2 protein: MKISVIIPCFNAAKTIAVQLEALAKQTWKNWEIIVVDNGSTDDSVAIVEKYQKQILNLQLIHARDRPGAAHARNAGAKVATGEALLFCDADDRVEPGWLTAMGEALLKHDFVAGRFDYTQLNEPWLVNSGIFQVQKTGLSQYEFPPYLPFAGSGNLGIKKALHEAVGGFNEDLIYAEDTDYCFRVQLLGTQLQFIEDAVAQIRLRNTFKDIYKQGKSWAESHIYLRLLYGISVSRFAAFGYLVKVLLYPSKIVFYLQSRSKLAEWLWILSWNIGLLKGSYKYSQYFGLKKRICMKSSIEKANIVTAN; the protein is encoded by the coding sequence ATGAAAATAAGTGTAATTATTCCTTGCTTTAATGCAGCAAAAACAATTGCAGTGCAGTTAGAAGCACTTGCTAAACAAACATGGAAAAATTGGGAAATTATTGTTGTTGATAATGGTTCTACAGATGACTCAGTTGCAATTGTTGAAAAATATCAAAAACAAATTTTAAATCTTCAGTTGATTCATGCACGCGATCGCCCTGGTGCTGCCCATGCACGTAATGCTGGTGCTAAAGTTGCAACTGGCGAAGCACTTCTATTTTGTGATGCTGACGATCGAGTTGAACCAGGCTGGTTAACTGCAATGGGAGAAGCACTTCTCAAACATGACTTTGTTGCTGGGCGTTTTGATTATACGCAACTCAACGAACCGTGGCTAGTTAATAGTGGTATCTTTCAAGTTCAGAAAACAGGGCTTTCGCAGTACGAATTTCCGCCTTATCTACCTTTTGCAGGAAGTGGAAATCTTGGTATCAAAAAAGCACTGCACGAAGCTGTGGGTGGATTTAATGAAGACTTGATATATGCAGAAGACACTGACTATTGTTTTCGAGTTCAACTCCTAGGCACTCAACTTCAGTTTATTGAAGATGCTGTTGCTCAAATCCGCCTACGTAATACATTTAAAGATATTTATAAGCAAGGAAAAAGCTGGGCTGAAAGCCATATATATCTCCGATTGCTATACGGAATTTCAGTTAGTAGATTTGCTGCTTTTGGTTATTTAGTAAAAGTTTTATTATATCCGAGCAAAATTGTTTTCTATCTTCAAAGCAGAAGTAAACTTGCTGAGTGGCTATGGATTCTTAGCTGGAATATTGGACTTTTAAAAGGAAGTTACAAATATTCTCAATACTTTGGATTGAAAAAAAGAATCTGCATGAAAAGTTCTATCGAAAAAGCAAACATTGTAACAGCTAACTAG
- the aroA gene encoding 3-phosphoshikimate 1-carboxyvinyltransferase, which yields MSAVITQETNRHQNLVINRATGLSLHGRIRVPGDKSISHRALMLGAIASGETRIQGLLLGEDPRSTASCFQALGAEISELNTELVTVKGIGLGQLQEPVDVLNAGNSGTTLRLMLGILAAHPGRFFAVTGDNSLRSRPMSRVVKPLQQMGAQIWGRKENSLAPLAIQGQTLKPIHYNSPIASAQVKSCVLLAGLMTEGETTVTEPALSRDHSERMLQAFGAKLSVDPDTHSVTVTGPAQLQGQTVIVPGDISSAAFWLVAAAIVPDSELIIENVGVNPTRTGILEALSMMNADVQLENQRLVAGEPVADLRVRSSQLKSCTIAGDLIPRLIDEIPILAVAAVFAQGTTVIRDAEELRVKESDRIAVMANQLQRMGANVTELPDGLEIVGGTSLTGTDVDSHTDHRIAMSLAIAALNSTGTTTINRAEAAAISYPDFVPTLEQICHSS from the coding sequence ATGTCGGCTGTCATCACGCAAGAAACGAATCGTCACCAAAATCTCGTTATTAATCGTGCTACAGGATTATCCTTACACGGTCGTATCCGAGTTCCAGGAGATAAATCGATTTCGCATCGGGCTTTGATGCTAGGTGCGATCGCATCGGGCGAAACGCGCATTCAAGGGTTGTTGCTAGGCGAAGATCCGCGCAGTACAGCAAGTTGTTTTCAAGCTTTGGGGGCGGAAATTTCCGAGTTAAATACCGAATTAGTTACCGTCAAAGGAATAGGATTGGGGCAATTACAAGAACCTGTCGATGTCCTCAACGCTGGGAATTCAGGGACAACACTACGGTTAATGCTAGGAATTTTAGCGGCGCATCCTGGGCGATTTTTTGCTGTCACAGGTGATAATTCATTGCGATCGCGTCCGATGTCGCGTGTGGTCAAACCATTGCAACAAATGGGGGCGCAAATTTGGGGACGTAAAGAGAATTCGTTAGCGCCTTTAGCAATTCAAGGACAAACGCTTAAACCAATTCATTACAATTCTCCGATCGCTTCTGCGCAAGTGAAATCGTGTGTTCTCTTAGCCGGATTGATGACTGAAGGCGAAACAACTGTCACGGAACCAGCGTTATCGCGGGATCATAGCGAAAGAATGCTTCAAGCCTTCGGGGCGAAACTCAGCGTCGATCCTGATACTCACAGTGTCACTGTCACAGGACCTGCACAACTACAAGGACAAACCGTTATTGTACCTGGAGATATCAGTTCTGCGGCTTTTTGGCTAGTTGCAGCAGCGATTGTTCCTGATTCCGAATTAATTATTGAAAATGTTGGTGTAAATCCTACACGTACGGGTATTTTAGAAGCATTGTCGATGATGAACGCAGATGTTCAGTTAGAAAATCAGCGTTTAGTTGCAGGCGAACCTGTTGCAGATTTACGCGTACGTTCGAGTCAACTCAAAAGTTGTACGATCGCTGGCGATTTGATTCCGCGATTAATTGATGAAATCCCAATTCTTGCAGTCGCCGCAGTTTTTGCGCAGGGGACAACCGTGATTCGCGATGCGGAGGAATTGCGCGTTAAAGAAAGCGATCGCATTGCAGTTATGGCAAATCAACTGCAACGCATGGGGGCTAATGTTACCGAACTTCCTGATGGTTTAGAAATTGTTGGCGGAACTTCGCTAACAGGTACGGATGTCGATAGCCACACCGATCATCGAATTGCGATGAGTTTAGCGATCGCTGCGCTTAATAGTACCGGAACTACGACAATTAATCGTGCAGAAGCTGCGGCTATTTCCTACCCAGATTTTGTGCCCACACTCGAACAAATTTGCCATAGCAGTTAA
- a CDS encoding PIN domain-containing protein has protein sequence MIGIDTNILIRYLTKDDLEQWELAVHIIQNNQPCFVSNIVLCETVWVLKRQPYQFNKEQILSVLEMMLHSAFEFENRSILYQAIQRTRQGGADFSDYLIGAIATHAGCDQTVTFDRKLRREKGFRYLE, from the coding sequence GTGATTGGGATTGATACGAATATTCTGATTCGCTACCTTACGAAAGATGACCTAGAACAATGGGAACTTGCAGTTCATATCATTCAGAACAACCAACCCTGTTTTGTGAGCAACATTGTTCTATGCGAAACAGTGTGGGTACTTAAAAGGCAACCATATCAATTTAATAAAGAGCAAATTCTTAGCGTGCTAGAGATGATGTTGCATTCTGCATTTGAGTTTGAAAACCGTTCTATTCTTTACCAAGCGATCCAGCGCACTCGACAAGGAGGTGCAGATTTTTCCGATTATTTGATCGGAGCGATCGCTACTCATGCAGGCTGCGATCAGACAGTCACATTTGACCGAAAGCTAAGAAGAGAAAAAGGATTTCGCTATTTGGAGTAG
- a CDS encoding AbrB/MazE/SpoVT family DNA-binding domain-containing protein: MAIAKITTKGQITIPKEIREHLGLEVGSQVEFVIDETGKVKLIPLNIPIEALSGILHQPGIKAATQEEIETAIAEGACDWD; this comes from the coding sequence ATGGCGATCGCAAAAATTACAACGAAAGGACAAATCACAATTCCGAAAGAAATTCGAGAGCATCTAGGGCTGGAGGTTGGTAGCCAGGTGGAATTTGTTATTGATGAAACGGGAAAGGTCAAACTCATTCCACTAAACATTCCTATCGAAGCATTATCAGGAATTTTGCATCAGCCTGGGATAAAAGCTGCAACTCAAGAAGAAATAGAAACAGCGATCGCAGAGGGAGCCTGTGATTGGGATTGA
- a CDS encoding glutathione S-transferase family protein, translated as MGLGVLIDGKWVPEREQEDEGGRFVRPSTTFRDKITADGSSGFKAEPERYHLYISWACPWAHRTAIMRRLKGLEDVIGLSVVAPVIDQNSWEFSDNEPGSIPDTVNHTSYLWEVYLKAEPDYSGRVTVPVLWDKKTGTIVNNESREIIRMLDTEFEAYAKQDIHFYPQDIQEKVDETIDAIYQPINNGVYRAGFATTQSAYEEAVTELFQALDYWEKVLSEQRYLCGDRLTEADWCMFTTLLRFDPVYYVHFKCNLRRIADYPNLWNYLKDLYQQKGVKETCHFDHIKKHYYMSHPKVNPTRIVPKGPVLDLDAPHNRYRLGATLQV; from the coding sequence ATGGGTTTGGGTGTTCTCATTGATGGCAAATGGGTGCCAGAACGCGAACAAGAAGACGAAGGCGGGCGGTTTGTGCGTCCTTCAACGACCTTCCGCGATAAAATTACTGCTGATGGTTCGAGTGGCTTTAAAGCTGAACCAGAACGTTACCATCTTTATATCTCCTGGGCTTGCCCTTGGGCACATCGTACCGCAATCATGCGACGGTTAAAAGGGTTAGAAGATGTTATTGGTCTTTCTGTAGTAGCACCAGTTATCGATCAAAACAGTTGGGAATTCTCTGATAATGAACCAGGGAGTATTCCGGATACAGTTAACCACACGAGTTACTTGTGGGAAGTCTACCTGAAAGCTGAGCCTGACTACAGCGGTAGAGTAACTGTACCTGTTTTATGGGATAAGAAAACTGGCACAATTGTCAATAACGAATCCCGCGAAATTATTCGGATGTTGGATACAGAGTTTGAAGCTTACGCTAAACAGGATATTCATTTTTATCCGCAAGACATACAGGAAAAAGTTGACGAAACGATTGATGCGATTTACCAACCTATTAATAATGGTGTTTACCGCGCAGGTTTTGCGACGACTCAATCCGCGTATGAAGAAGCTGTCACCGAATTGTTTCAAGCATTAGATTACTGGGAAAAAGTCTTATCTGAACAGCGTTATTTGTGTGGCGATCGCCTAACTGAAGCTGATTGGTGTATGTTCACAACACTACTGCGCTTTGACCCTGTTTACTACGTTCATTTCAAGTGCAACTTGCGGCGCATTGCGGATTATCCTAATCTTTGGAATTATCTAAAAGACCTTTACCAACAAAAGGGTGTCAAAGAAACGTGTCATTTTGACCATATCAAAAAGCATTACTACATGAGTCATCCAAAAGTTAACCCGACGCGCATTGTTCCCAAAGGACCAGTTCTTGACTTAGATGCACCGCATAATCGCTATCGCTTAGGCGCTACTCTACAAGTGTAA
- the gatC gene encoding Asp-tRNA(Asn)/Glu-tRNA(Gln) amidotransferase subunit GatC: protein MIDREQVRKVALLARLELTPQEEEQFTTQLSSILDYFEQLSELDVTDVPPTARAIEVKNITRPDELKPYEERAAILSSAPEQEGEYFKVPQILNVEE, encoded by the coding sequence ATGATTGATCGCGAACAAGTCCGAAAAGTGGCGCTTTTAGCTCGATTAGAGTTAACTCCACAAGAGGAAGAACAATTTACTACGCAGCTAAGTAGTATTCTGGACTACTTTGAACAACTAAGTGAACTCGATGTCACTGATGTCCCACCCACAGCAAGAGCAATTGAAGTAAAAAATATAACACGCCCTGATGAACTAAAACCTTACGAAGAACGCGCCGCAATTCTCAGCAGTGCGCCAGAACAAGAGGGCGAATACTTCAAAGTGCCACAAATTTTGAATGTAGAAGAGTAG
- a CDS encoding photosystem I assembly protein Ycf3, translated as MPRTQRNDNFIDKSFTVMADLILKVLPTNKKAKEAFVYYRDGMAAQADGDYAEALDNYNEALELEEDPYDRSYIFYNIALIHASNGEHEKALNYYHQALETNPRLIQALNNIAVIYHYQGERAKEAGDNDGAEALFDQAADYWRRAISIAPNNYLEAQNWLKTTGRMHENF; from the coding sequence ATGCCAAGAACTCAACGTAACGACAACTTTATCGATAAATCTTTTACCGTCATGGCGGATCTGATTCTCAAGGTTCTGCCTACAAATAAAAAAGCTAAAGAAGCTTTTGTCTACTACCGCGATGGAATGGCAGCCCAAGCCGACGGTGACTACGCTGAAGCGTTAGATAACTACAACGAAGCTTTAGAATTAGAAGAAGACCCATACGATCGCAGTTATATCTTCTACAACATTGCCTTAATTCACGCGAGTAATGGCGAACATGAAAAAGCTCTAAATTACTATCACCAAGCACTAGAAACAAATCCGCGCCTGATCCAAGCACTAAACAACATTGCGGTAATCTATCACTACCAAGGCGAAAGAGCCAAAGAAGCAGGCGACAATGACGGTGCAGAAGCTTTATTTGACCAAGCTGCTGATTACTGGAGACGAGCCATCAGCATCGCCCCTAACAATTACCTAGAAGCACAAAACTGGCTGAAAACGACAGGTAGAATGCACGAAAACTTTTAG
- a CDS encoding GrpB family protein: MRKVEVVPHNPQWQDAFVKEKQHILQALGNNVVAIHHIGSTAIPHIYAKPIIDLLVEVKEIAKADQCNLSMEVLGYEAMGEFGIPSRRYFRKNNAAGVRTHHVHTFEVGNPEVEKHLAFRDYMISHLAYAQQYSDLKRELARKYPHDIDSYMDGKHGFIQQMNEKAAKWRELQKTS; this comes from the coding sequence ATGAGAAAAGTCGAAGTTGTTCCCCATAATCCTCAGTGGCAAGACGCCTTTGTGAAAGAAAAACAGCACATCTTGCAAGCGTTGGGTAACAATGTCGTTGCAATTCATCATATTGGTAGTACTGCAATACCTCATATTTACGCCAAACCGATTATTGATCTGTTAGTCGAGGTAAAAGAAATTGCCAAAGCGGATCAATGCAATTTATCAATGGAAGTTTTAGGCTATGAAGCAATGGGCGAGTTTGGAATTCCAAGTCGCCGTTACTTTCGCAAAAACAACGCAGCAGGTGTCAGAACACATCATGTTCATACATTTGAAGTAGGTAATCCAGAAGTAGAGAAACATTTAGCATTTAGAGACTACATGATTTCCCACTTGGCATACGCACAGCAATATAGCGATTTGAAGCGCGAGTTAGCGAGAAAGTATCCACATGACATTGATAGTTACATGGATGGGAAGCATGGATTTATCCAACAGATGAATGAAAAAGCAGCAAAGTGGCGTGAGTTACAGAAAACTAGCTAA